In Drosophila busckii strain San Diego stock center, stock number 13000-0081.31 chromosome 3R, ASM1175060v1, whole genome shotgun sequence, the sequence AGCGGTGCTGTTTCCCTTCAAACGAAAACTGGCTGAGCTGCTTAACAACTGGTTTCAGCGCTTAGAAGATAACGACTCGAATATTCTTGTGTCCATTTGCTTGGCACCACTGGAGGCCACTGAGCATTGTGGACGTTTGCTCATCAACTGGCTGTGCCATCACTGGCAACTATTGTTGGCCGGCTGCGGCGTAGCCGTTTGCATAAAGCTGTTGGTGCTGTATGCTCCAAAGGGCTTTCTGTTAGCGCTTTGGCACTGGGTTACATTCTCCCATGGACTATTTGTCAAGATTATCGGCTTTCTGAATGTATATATGGTAAGTttgtatttaacaaaataatgcaTCAAAATAACAGTAATTGTTTCTATTATTTAGCTTTTGGCCTTAATAGTCATCTACTTAAGCTCGGTGCACTTCTTTTGGAAGCCTGAAAAAAATGCACATTTCATCATTGCTGGCCAATTTATGTGGATTGCCATAGCTGGATTTCTGTGTAGTTTTCTAGGCGCGCTGCAAGTACCTGTATTTCTGCTGGTTATGGCTTATGTGATTGTCTCCACTGCGTATCACTTGCAAACAAACGAAGAGAACGAAACGGATACGTTTTTGGAACGCTTTCGCAAGTTATTCGATAGGCATGATTTTGAAAAATccttaagcaatttaagcataattaaCAAAGCTGGCGGTGAGCATATGCTGCAATCAGATGTGGAGGATATTTCCTTAAGCGACACCGTCAACTCGGAGGAAGATACATTCGATGCGAAACCAGCCACTACGGATGATGACGGCCATCAAAGCGACACTTACTTCAAGCTGCTCTTCTATGCCTGCCTGGCCACATTCTTGTATCGCAACATTTGGCTCTTTATATTGGCAGCAGTGCCagtatttttgcatttactttacACCATCTGCAGCTATACGGGCATAACACAGTTCATCTGTTGCAAATTGGACGATGGCTATCAAACACTAAAGGTAATTTACATAGTTCATTTAGAccaattttttaagtttatttatctTTTCTAGGCCTGGGCATTGGAGCATCATTCGGCTGTGTTGCCGCTGTGTTTACCAGGCGTGTTAGAGCTCAACTacaaaatcaattgcattgtGCGCAATTCGTTAAAATCATGCGTAGAGTCTGTCACCTCCATACTTATGATCATACTCATGCTGCTCATTATCATATTTCTGGGTGTTTTCTTTTGTGTAAACATCTATTCAGAGACTGTGGAAGTGGCGTACTTGGGCAAAGATCTAATTAACAAGACAATCACAGATCGTCCAGAGCTAATTGATATTTTGCCCGCCAATATACAAGCGTCCATTGATGATGCGCTCGACAATGCGCATCATTATGGTCGACGCAAAATTGAAACTTACATTGATGATTGGCTGGCGGAGGCAGACAAAGTGCATGCCACAAAGCTGAAGGAACAAATTCTAGATGTTTGGGATAGGCTTATACAGTACTGGATTGATTTTAACAAGGCTGGCAGTTCCTATGGACCACGTGTTCCCACAGATGCTCTAAAGAGCACATTTGGTGAGATTGTTGATAATCCTGGTAAGTACAAATACCAAATGCTTGGTTTCTCTTTcttttatgttgcttttttcATTTGTCCCATGTGACTTTAACTTTTGagcttttggttttgttgacTTAGTTGagtgcatttgctttttattttttgcctaATACCCCATTTAACAATATGTACTCATAGTACATATGTAATGTATGCGTCAAACTCTAATAACCTCATTACATGTTGCATTTGCTAACCCATGGCCGTTTATTTTAACAAAGGACATTTTAAAGAGCTAGTTTTAGTGGCAAAACAGGGCATCATTGGCTGGGCCCAAAGCAATACACAGACTATTCTTGAGGTGGCCGAATCTCTTTGGCATATCATACGTACCAATCTCTCCATGATAATGGGCGTAACGGGCGAAAttctctctctgctgctgtcggGTGGACAAGCTTGTATAGAGTTTATACTGGAAATGGTAAGTATAGTAATCTATAAAGCTATTTTTGTCAAATCAATTCTGTTTATCAACAGATTGTATTCTTTACGGCCTTGTTCTACCTGCTATCCAGCAGTCAGGAGAAATATGCACCACTGCAGATTACCAAGTATATGGGCTATTCTACCTCAGGCACTAAGATAGCCGATGCGCTGGAGAATTCAATAACTGTAGTGCTGGTGTCGATGTTTAAATGCTCCATATTCACGGGACTCTTTACCTGGCTGGTGCATACGGTGTTTGGTGCGCGTATTGTATTCTTGCCCTCTGCATTGGCTGCAATGCTAGCGGCGGCGCCATTCTTGGGTAGCTATTGGTGTGCTGTGCCTGCGTTCCTAGAGCTTTGGCTGGCGCAGGATCGTTTCTATGCTGGGCTAATATTGTTCCTGCTGCAATTTATGGTGCCCTCCTCGTTTGAAACCGCCATATATGCGGATCTTAAGGGGTAagtaattgtattttaaaatatatatatatttatattcttttttgcattatttttagcagTGGACATCCATATCTGAATGGTCTAGCTATAGCAGGCGGCATGTATTGGATTGGTTGGCAGGGCGCCATATTCGGTCCACTTATGCTCTGCTTCTTCATTGGTATTTTTGAGGTGGCAACTTTGGCCATGCGCACCAGTTCAGATCCCAGGTATGTTTGGGCCTAATTTCCTTGCATgcaagttatatattttatttacaaaactaACTGCCGCTCCAGGATCTAAGTGagttttctttgtttaaatttttatttagctttgtAGCGTGTTTGCTTGGCATTCCTAATGAATTAAACACTAACAATCAAACTTTTGTCTCTTGCAGACGTAGCTCTGATGAGGAAACACGCACTACGTGAGTCAAACGCATGGCGTTACTGGAACCTCGAATTTCTCTTTTAATACTCGAACTACAAAACTAACAAACTACACTGcgtatatttgttatatgtaacatagttttgtttatatttgttaccTCAacgcttgtttttatttatttaacaaaaattgaatGTATGCAACAGTTTGCTTCCGTTAAAAGCATTTCAATATGTCGACGAACTACCTTAACTTTCCTTAAGGCATAAACCCTTGCTAAAACTATAAGTCCAACatatttgtacatacatatatttatcaaGAAATATACAGTTTTAGATTATTAATAGTTTAGCAAGGGTAGTAATGCTTCGTTCTTTCGTAGTCAGTCCAAACCGTATACCTCTATATGTAGAAATTCGTATATAGTACATAAGTTTGCTTTGAAAGCTTGTGTCCATAACCGTAAACCGGTTTTATTCCATATAATACTAATCTTGTGTGATTTGTTTAAGTTCCAAAGCATTGTTTCGAATAAATATTAGTACTAACGTTCATTTAAATATCTTAAAGTGCATTTTGAAAACCTAGCAGCTATATTTCCAGTGAAAACCCAACTGCAGCCAATCAAAAAATTCAGCATTTAAATAGTATAAaggaaaatgaaaacgaaaagaaCTCAAAGGTTATTATACTGAATGAAGCGGCGGCCACACCCGTGGGTGTGGAAAAGCGTTTGGGAAAACCTGTTCAACTGAAAATTGTTACCAAAACTATACAGTTGATGGAGCCACAAAAAACCTGTTGATgctatgaaaatatataactgtGCTTTTATTACATAACATAAGTATacaaaattctttttgtttgtaaaacCTTAGCTTAGTTAGTGTATTGATTTTTGAACGTAAACTCAGGATGACGCTCCacgctaaaataaattatattataattatattgaaCTGACAATAGTAGTGACTTCAACTTACCCGTGGAAAAATGCAAAGTCACATATGCGTATATTCTTATCCAGCGCACAGAGCTTTGCCACCTCATCAGCGCTTAGCTGAAAATCAAAGACATCCAGGTTTTGTTTGAGTCGTGCTGCATTGGTGCTCTTTGGAATAGCCACAACTCCCGTGTCAATAATCCAACGTATCAGCACCTGAGCTGGCGTCTTGCCATGCGCAACTGCAATATCCTTAACCTCTGGTATGTCCATCAAATCGGGTAGATCGCGCTTTAGGCCAGCTTGGGCATTAAACTTGGCAATACCCTTTGAACCCAGTGGCGAGTAGGCTGTGACAACTACATTGTTAGCCTGGCAGAAATCAATGAGATCGCGTTGTTGCAAATACACATGATGCTCAACCTGATTGTTGGCTGGTGGAATTTTACAGTTTTTCAATAGACGCTCCACTTGTTCCTTGCTGAAATTCGAGACACCGATAGACTTGGTCAAGCCCTGTGCTACCAGCTTTTCCATTTCCAGCCAGGTGGCAGCGAGATTGGTAGATTTATCCACCTCCATGAGTCCCTCTTCGTCCATTTTAAAGCTGCCATCGGGATTAATGCAAATGGTGAATGGTGTGTGTATGAGATACATGTCCACATAGTCTAACTGCAGATCGGCCAATGATTTCTTAATCGTTGGTTCGACCTCATGTGGACGATTAGCTGCAgcgaattattattattaatagttaattttaaaagatttCATCCCTTACAAATGGGTGGCAGTTTGGTCACAATGTACAGCTCCTCTCGCTTGATTTTGCCCGCATCCAGCCAACGCTTCAGCACACGCCCAATAGCTTGTTCATTCCCATAAACAGGGGCGGTGTCTATATGACGATACCCCGCCTCCAGTGCACTATCTATTGCGGTTTCGATTTCTTCATCAGATGCCTATGTAAAATGAGATTGCGGTTAAATAAAGTTcttgtatttgcatttttcgtTCAAGTAAGTAAAGAGAAAATCAAGCTAAACAAAGATTCAACTGTTGGCTTAAAAACCAGTTCGTACTAAAACATTTGTGGGTCAACGTtcctacatttatttatgtcaaGAGCTAAGTGCAGTgacttgctttatttttaactgcTATCTGTACTatcattttaaatgtattttatatttaactttgtCAGGATTTAAGTGCTAATGACgcaatgcataatttttttaagtattaaattCTGGCACATCTTATCAAATTATCATCAATCAGaattatatagtatacaaCTTATGTtttaatgtacatacatgcatatactaACAAAATACGaagcacatatacatatagaatCATTAATTATTACATGCTTTCATACATAGTATatgattatttataaaaatatatgtatatgcatgttaATTATTGGGAATCAATTGTTAACATATTTACCTGCCAAGTGCCAATGCCAATGATGGGCATTTTCTCGTCATTGCTTAGAGTCACGAATTTATTGCACGCCATCATTaaagttttgtatttaagAATTTCAGACTTGTTGAATTCACTCtttaaactcaaataaaaagcGCAACGACAACCGTTTTGACTGAGAGCTTTAAAGGGAATGAATGCCGGACTTTTTGTGAGACACAAATACATGTAcgctttatgtgtgtgtaagtataTGAGAGAAGTACATGAGCGTAGTCAGACAATTTCCCTCAAGTCTGAGAGCTGTTGAAGACCGCGGGAAATTTTGAATACTGCGCAAAGCGGAGATGCTGGATTTGTTTcaaattgtatatacatacatatttatatttttaatatgaataatGAGAGATGCAACAGTAGTGTGACCTGGGAGTGCCCTGGAAACAAAAAActctgttattttttatatgcatttattttaaattgtaacaCACTGCTATGATAAACTTTAAGTGTTGGTTAACAAGAGACAGCACAGTGTCATCCAGGCGGCTTTTAAAACCAACTAATAGGCGCTTTGATTTtgtaagtttataaatataaataaatgttgttatttCAAGGCTTTggtgctaaaatttaaataactataTGCGTTGCCGAATACTTGCGGATAATGTCAATTTTGTGCGTAGTTACTAAGAAGAATCAACAGGTTGCTTACCCACACGTGCTTAAAACGCGAGACAAATCGCATGCTCTCtgactctctcgctctttgctgCGCGCGCTGCGTGTGTAACAAAATAACTTccagtttaataaattgaaaaattatattaaattaaagttaaatatgcTGCGCAAAGTCCCGCTAATTGTGATATTGGGCTCAACGGGCACGGGGAAGACCAAATTATCACTTGAGCTGGCAGAGCGCTTTGGCGGTGAGATAATCAGCGCTGATTCTATGCAAGTGTACACCAAACTGGACATAGCTACAGCTAAGGCAACGAAGGAGGAACAATCACGTGTACGACATCATTTGCTGGATGTGGTGACACCTGCCGAACCGTTTACAGTGACACATTTTCGCAATGCAGCGCTACCCATCATCGaggagctgctggccaagtcCAAGCCGCCGATTGTTGTCGGTGGTACCAACTATTACATAGAGTCATTGTTGTGGGATATTTTGGTGGAAACAAAGCAACTGCAGGCGGACGCAAGCGAAAATGCAGAACATTTAACAGCAGAGCTCATGACTGCAATGACAACAGCTGAGCTACATGAGTATTTGAACAAAATAGATGCCAACAGTGCAATACGCATGCATCCCAACAACAGGCGCAAGATTAAGCGTGCTATTGAAGTTTACCAAAGCACAGGACAAACGCTGACTGACAAGCTGGCGGAGCAACGACAGCAACCAGGCGGCAATCGTCTGGGCGGACCACTACGCTATCCACATATCATATTGTTGTGGCTGCGCTGTCAGCAGGAGGTGCTCAATGAGCGACTGGACAAACGTGTGGATGCCATGCTGCAGCAGGGTCTGCTTCAGGAGCTGCGTCAGTTCCACAATTGCTACGCTGGAGATAAAACGGAGGAGTTTACCAAGGGCGTGCTGCAGACCATAGGCTACAAGGAGTTTGTTCCGTACTTGATGAAGTACGACGCGCAGCACGATGAACGCGTGGTGGCGTATTTAAGCGAGAACAACTATGAGCTGCCTACACAGGAGCAGCTGTCTGAGCTAGAGATAGTGCTAGCAAACTTGGCCGAAAGTTTGCAACTGCTAAGCAAGTGTTGTGAGCAGCTAAAGCTGGTGACGCGTCGCTACTCCAAGAAGCAGCTCAAGTGGATAAACAATCGCTTTTTGGCCAGCGCTCAACGTCAAGTGCCAGATCTCTACGAGCTGGACACCAGCAATGTGAGCGATTGGCATGAGGCGGTATTCAAACGGGCCGAATGCATTATAGACAGCTATAGACAGCATCAAATCTGCGAGATAATGCCGATGGCGAAACGTGTGCATCCCGGTGGTGAACTCAATGAGGAAACAAGCAATTTTTGCAGCATCTGTGAACGTCACTTTGTGGGCGAGTTCCAATGGGGGCTGCATCTCAagtcaaacaaacataaacgACGTCGCGAGTCGCAGCGACGCGAGCAGCAGCGGGCAGCGAacgctgaagctgaagcttgaGCTGCTGATAAGCGGCTGTAAAATGAGATGGAATCAGTTCAgtttagtaataaataatgtttacgTACATAAACCTTTAATGtgatatgtatttatttttgctttatttgctgaTGCAAGCGCATCAGATAACATAAATACAGTGGCGTAGTCAAGCAGGGATTGCATGATTAAGTCTGGCTAATACCAAGCAAACATTTAGTTACATCAATTAATAAGTTCATGTGTAAAGTTATAAACTAATGATATACTTAGAGTAGTATTCAATGCTAAGTACGCCCTTGTGCATCTCCCTTACTGCTGTCTTCGTCATGGACTTTATCAGTGCAACCACAGCCTACACGGCAGGGGTCGTTGCCTAGCGCGAAAAAGCGAAAACATGTTTATTGCAATCTTTAGCCCACGTCTGGCAACTGAGCTTGTTTCAtcattcatttgcatttcagttGTCGCTTGCAGCACTACACGCAACTCCCAGCAGCAATTACAGCCATGGCCAGCAAGAAAATAGGTAAGCTTAACCTCAAAACTGAAAAGGGAGCCTTAATTTAAAACTCACCcactttgcttgcagctctACTCAGCGTTTCGGATAAGACAGGTCTACTGGACTTGGGCAAGCGTCTGGCTGCCCTAGGCTTTGAGCTGGTTGCCAGCGGTGGCACGGCCACAGCGCTACGCGCCGCAGGACTGGCTGTCAAGGATGTGTCGGACATCACTGGCGCACCAGAGATGCTGGGTGGACGTGTCAAGACGCTGCATCCAGCTGTGCATGCCGGCATACTCTCGCGCACCACTCCCAGCGATCTGGCGGacatgaagcagcagcaatatgaGCTTATACAGCTGGTCGTCTGCAATCTGTATCCATTCAGCAGCACCATAGCCAAGCCGGATGTCACCTTGGCCGATGCAGTGGAGAATATTGATATTGGTGGTGTTACCTTGCTGCGTGCAGCGGCCAAGAATCATCAGCGTGTAACCGTTGTCTGCGAGGCTGTGGATTACGAACGCGTACTGGCGGAACTTGCGGCCAAGGGTGAGACCACGCTGGAGACTCGACAGGCGCTTGCTCTTAAGGCCTTTACGCACACGGCCAGCTATGATGACGCCATCTCTGATTACTTTAGAAAGCAATATGGCAGTGGTGtttcgcagctgcagctgcgctatGGCATGAATCCCCATCAGAAGCCAGCACAGCTGTATACACAGTTGGCGCAGATGCCGCTGTGTGTGGTGAATGGTTCGCCTGGTTTTATTAATCTCTGCGACGCGCTTAACGGTTGGCAGCTGGTGCGTGAGCTGAAGCAGGCGCTCAAGCTGCCGGCGGCCACAAGCTTTAAGCATGTCTCGCCTGCCGGCGCTGCTGTGGGCGTTGCGCTTAACCCAGCCCAGGCCAAGCTCTGTATGGTGGACGatctgtatgagcaactgaCGCCGCTGGCTACGGCCTATGCGCGCGCACGTGGCGCTGATCGCATGAGCAGCTTTGGTGACTTTGTGGCGTTGTCGGATGTGTGCGATGTGGTGACCGCTAAGATTATATCGCGTGAGGTATCCGATGGTATTATTGCTGCAGGCTATACGCCCGAAGCGCTGGAGATTctcaagaagaagaagaatggCAGCTACTGCATTTTGCAGGTGAGAACTTCGCCTTTAAGACTCCGTCGAGTTTTGCATTAACATACTATACATTTGATAGATGGATGCCAACTATGAGCCCAGCGCCATAGAGCGCAAGACTATTTTCGGTCTAACATTGGAGCAGAAGCGCAATGATGCTGTCATTGATGCTCAGCTGTTCAAGAATGTGGTCAGCAAGCTGCAATCCATGCCAGAGGCTGCAGTTCGTGATCTAATTGTGGCCACCATAGCCTTGAAGTACACGCAAAGCAATTCGGTTTGCTATGCGCGCGATGGACAGGTCATTGGCATTGGTGCGGGTCAGCAGTCGCGCATACACTGCACGCGCTTGGCGGGCGAGAAGGCAGACAACTGGTGGCTGCGTCAGCATCCCAGCGTAGCGGGCATGAAGTTCAAGGCGGGCGTTAAGCGCGCTGAGATCTCCAATGCCATTGATAACTATGTGAACGGCACTGTAGGCAAGGATATGCCAATGACACAGTTCCAGAGCATGTTCGACAAGGCGCCAGAGCAGCTGACCACggagcaaaagcagcaatggCTAAAGCAGCTGAAGGGCGTGGCCCTAGGCTCTGATGCATTCTTCCCCTTCCGCGATAACATTGATCGCGCCAGTTTGGTAATCAAACAgtgcaacatttaattgaaattattattaacttggcttttggcttttgcttgcAGAGCGGCGTCTCCTATATTGCCAGTCCAGCGGGCTCGACAAATGATGCGGGCGTCATTGCTGCTTGCGATGAACATGGCATCATTATGGCTCACACCAATCTGCGTCTCTTCCATCATTAAATCTGCTATCGAAACCTGCACATATCattaacaactgcaactgcattcCTTATATACAATAAAGATAGTATCACTCCCTTGCCTTAGTTAAACAACCGTTGCTTGTACtaattgctattttatttaatcaaatttagttGCTAGCTAATGTACAATGTTGCTGCGTCCCATTGCCGTGCAGCGTCGTCTAGTAGCGTCGGCTGCGTCGCTTGCGGCAGGCGCCGCGACAATTGCACACA encodes:
- the LOC108603256 gene encoding transmembrane protein 245 isoform X9 encodes the protein MNRSDSIPIRRDRSFDSVLNRLLRMRSQNHESFRAAMYNFLIAAGIAAFVAVCFILGPFVRPLLWAFLMGAVLFPFKRKLAELLNNWFQRLEDNDSNILVSICLAPLEATEHCGRLLINWLCHHWQLLLAGCGVAVCIKLLVLYAPKGFLLALWHWVTFSHGLFVKIIGFLNVYMLLALIVIYLSSVHFFWKPEKNAHFIIAGQFMWIAIAGFLCSFLGALQVPVFLLVMAYVIVSTAYHLQTNEENETDTFLERFRKLFDRHDFEKSLSNLSIINKAGGEHMLQSDVEDISLSDTVNSEEDTFDAKPATTDDDGHQSDTYFKLLFYACLATFLYRNIWLFILAAVPVFLHLLYTICSYTGITQFICCKLDDGYQTLKAWALEHHSAVLPLCLPGVLELNYKINCIVRNSLKSCVESVTSILMIILMLLIIIFLGVFFCVNIYSETVEVAYLGKDLINKTITDRPELIDILPANIQASIDDALDNAHHYGRRKIETYIDDWLAEADKVHATKLKEQILDVWDRLIQYWIDFNKAGSSYGPRVPTDALKSTFGEIVDNPVAKQGIIGWAQSNTQTILEVAESLWHIIRTNLSMIMGVTGEILSLLLSGGQACIEFILEMIVFFTALFYLLSSSQEKYAPLQITKYMGYSTSGTKIADALENSITVVLVSMFKCSIFTGLFTWLVHTVFGARIVFLPSALAAMLAAAPFLGSYWCAVPAFLELWLAQDRFYAGLILFLLQFMVPSSFETAIYADLKGGHPYLNGLAIAGGMYWIGWQGAIFGPLMLCFFIGIFEVATLAMRTSSDPRRSSDEETRTT
- the LOC108603256 gene encoding transmembrane protein 245 isoform X5 — encoded protein: MNRSDSIPIRRDRSFDSVLNRLLRMRSQNHESFRAAMYNFLIAAGIAAFVAVCFILGPFVRPLLWAFLMGAVLFPFKRKLAELLNNWFQRLEDNDSNILVSICLAPLEATEHCGRLLINWLCHHWQLLLAGCGVAVCIKLLVLYAPKGFLLALWHWVTFSHGLFVKIIGFLNVYMLLALIVIYLSSVHFFWKPEKNAHFIIAGQFMWIAIAGFLCSFLGALQVPVFLLVMAYVIVSTAYHLQTNEENETDTFLERFRKLFDRHDFEKSLSNLSIINKAGGEHMLQSDVEDISLSDTVNSEEDTFDAKPATTDDDGHQSDTYFKLLFYACLATFLYRNIWLFILAAVPVFLHLLYTICSYTGITQFICCKLDDGYQTLKAWALEHHSAVLPLCLPGVLELNYKINCIVRNSLKSCVESVTSILMIILMLLIIIFLGVFFCVNIYSETVEVAYLGKDLINKTITDRPELIDILPANIQASIDDALDNAHHYGRRKIETYIDDWLAEADKVHATKLKEQILDVWDRLIQYWIDFNKAGSSYGPRVPTDALKSTFGEIVDNPVAKQGIIGWAQSNTQTILEVAESLWHIIRTNLSMIMGVTGEILSLLLSGGQACIEFILEMIVFFTALFYLLSSSQEKYAPLQITKYMGYSTSGTKIADALENSITVVLVSMFKCSIFTGLFTWLVHTVFGARIVFLPSALAAMLAAAPFLGSYWCAVPAFLELWLAQDRFYAGLILFLLQFMVPSSFETAIYADLKGSGHPYLNGLAIAGGMYWIGWQGAIFGPLMLCFFIGIFEVATLAMRTSSDPRRSSDEETRTTENPTAANQKIQHLNSIKENENEKNSKVIILNEAAATPVGVEKRLGKPVQLKIVTKTIQLMEPQKTC
- the LOC108603256 gene encoding transmembrane protein 245 isoform X3, which translates into the protein MNRSDSIPIRRDRSFDSVLNRLLRMRSQNHESFRAAMYNFLIAAGIAAFVAVCFILGPFVRPLLWAFLMGAVLFPFKRKLAELLNNWFQRLEDNDSNILVSICLAPLEATEHCGRLLINWLCHHWQLLLAGCGVAVCIKLLVLYAPKGFLLALWHWVTFSHGLFVKIIGFLNVYMLLALIVIYLSSVHFFWKPEKNAHFIIAGQFMWIAIAGFLCSFLGALQVPVFLLVMAYVIVSTAYHLQTNEENETDTFLERFRKLFDRHDFEKSLSNLSIINKAGGEHMLQSDVEDISLSDTVNSEEDTFDAKPATTDDDGHQSDTYFKLLFYACLATFLYRNIWLFILAAVPVFLHLLYTICSYTGITQFICCKLDDGYQTLKAWALEHHSAVLPLCLPGVLELNYKINCIVRNSLKSCVESVTSILMIILMLLIIIFLGVFFCVNIYSETVEVAYLGKDLINKTITDRPELIDILPANIQASIDDALDNAHHYGRRKIETYIDDWLAEADKVHATKLKEQILDVWDRLIQYWIDFNKAGSSYGPRVPTDALKSTFGEIVDNPELVLVAKQGIIGWAQSNTQTILEVAESLWHIIRTNLSMIMGVTGEILSLLLSGGQACIEFILEMIVFFTALFYLLSSSQEKYAPLQITKYMGYSTSGTKIADALENSITVVLVSMFKCSIFTGLFTWLVHTVFGARIVFLPSALAAMLAAAPFLGSYWCAVPAFLELWLAQDRFYAGLILFLLQFMVPSSFETAIYADLKGSGHPYLNGLAIAGGMYWIGWQGAIFGPLMLCFFIGIFEVATLAMRTSSDPRRSSDEETRTTENPTAANQKIQHLNSIKENENEKNSKVIILNEAAATPVGVEKRLGKPVQLKIVTKTIQLMEPQKTC
- the LOC108603256 gene encoding transmembrane protein 245 isoform X2, giving the protein MNRSDSIPIRRDRSFDSVLNRLLRMRSQNHESFRAAMYNFLIAAGIAAFVAVCFILGPFVRPLLWAFLMGAVLFPFKRKLAELLNNWFQRLEDNDSNILVSICLAPLEATEHCGRLLINWLCHHWQLLLAGCGVAVCIKLLVLYAPKGFLLALWHWVTFSHGLFVKIIGFLNVYMLLALIVIYLSSVHFFWKPEKNAHFIIAGQFMWIAIAGFLCSFLGALQVPVFLLVMAYVIVSTAYHLQTNEENETDTFLERFRKLFDRHDFEKSLSNLSIINKAGGEHMLQSDVEDISLSDTVNSEEDTFDAKPATTDDDGHQSDTYFKLLFYACLATFLYRNIWLFILAAVPVFLHLLYTICSYTGITQFICCKLDDGYQTLKAWALEHHSAVLPLCLPGVLELNYKINCIVRNSLKSCVESVTSILMIILMLLIIIFLGVFFCVNIYSETVEVAYLGKDLINKTITDRPELIDILPANIQASIDDALDNAHHYGRRKIETYIDDWLAEADKVHATKLKEQILDVWDRLIQYWIDFNKAGSSYGPRVPTDALKSTFGEIVDNPGHFKELVLVAKQGIIGWAQSNTQTILEVAESLWHIIRTNLSMIMGVTGEILSLLLSGGQACIEFILEMIVFFTALFYLLSSSQEKYAPLQITKYMGYSTSGTKIADALENSITVVLVSMFKCSIFTGLFTWLVHTVFGARIVFLPSALAAMLAAAPFLGSYWCAVPAFLELWLAQDRFYAGLILFLLQFMVPSSFETAIYADLKGGHPYLNGLAIAGGMYWIGWQGAIFGPLMLCFFIGIFEVATLAMRTSSDPRRSSDEETRTTENPTAANQKIQHLNSIKENENEKNSKVIILNEAAATPVGVEKRLGKPVQLKIVTKTIQLMEPQKTC
- the LOC108603256 gene encoding transmembrane protein 245 isoform X4; translation: MNRSDSIPIRRDRSFDSVLNRLLRMRSQNHESFRAAMYNFLIAAGIAAFVAVCFILGPFVRPLLWAFLMGAVLFPFKRKLAELLNNWFQRLEDNDSNILVSICLAPLEATEHCGRLLINWLCHHWQLLLAGCGVAVCIKLLVLYAPKGFLLALWHWVTFSHGLFVKIIGFLNVYMLLALIVIYLSSVHFFWKPEKNAHFIIAGQFMWIAIAGFLCSFLGALQVPVFLLVMAYVIVSTAYHLQTNEENETDTFLERFRKLFDRHDFEKSLSNLSIINKAGGEHMLQSDVEDISLSDTVNSEEDTFDAKPATTDDDGHQSDTYFKLLFYACLATFLYRNIWLFILAAVPVFLHLLYTICSYTGITQFICCKLDDGYQTLKAWALEHHSAVLPLCLPGVLELNYKINCIVRNSLKSCVESVTSILMIILMLLIIIFLGVFFCVNIYSETVEVAYLGKDLINKTITDRPELIDILPANIQASIDDALDNAHHYGRRKIETYIDDWLAEADKVHATKLKEQILDVWDRLIQYWIDFNKAGSSYGPRVPTDALKSTFGEIVDNPELVLVAKQGIIGWAQSNTQTILEVAESLWHIIRTNLSMIMGVTGEILSLLLSGGQACIEFILEMIVFFTALFYLLSSSQEKYAPLQITKYMGYSTSGTKIADALENSITVVLVSMFKCSIFTGLFTWLVHTVFGARIVFLPSALAAMLAAAPFLGSYWCAVPAFLELWLAQDRFYAGLILFLLQFMVPSSFETAIYADLKGGHPYLNGLAIAGGMYWIGWQGAIFGPLMLCFFIGIFEVATLAMRTSSDPRRSSDEETRTTENPTAANQKIQHLNSIKENENEKNSKVIILNEAAATPVGVEKRLGKPVQLKIVTKTIQLMEPQKTC
- the LOC108603256 gene encoding transmembrane protein 245 isoform X8 gives rise to the protein MNRSDSIPIRRDRSFDSVLNRLLRMRSQNHESFRAAMYNFLIAAGIAAFVAVCFILGPFVRPLLWAFLMGAVLFPFKRKLAELLNNWFQRLEDNDSNILVSICLAPLEATEHCGRLLINWLCHHWQLLLAGCGVAVCIKLLVLYAPKGFLLALWHWVTFSHGLFVKIIGFLNVYMLLALIVIYLSSVHFFWKPEKNAHFIIAGQFMWIAIAGFLCSFLGALQVPVFLLVMAYVIVSTAYHLQTNEENETDTFLERFRKLFDRHDFEKSLSNLSIINKAGGEHMLQSDVEDISLSDTVNSEEDTFDAKPATTDDDGHQSDTYFKLLFYACLATFLYRNIWLFILAAVPVFLHLLYTICSYTGITQFICCKLDDGYQTLKAWALEHHSAVLPLCLPGVLELNYKINCIVRNSLKSCVESVTSILMIILMLLIIIFLGVFFCVNIYSETVEVAYLGKDLINKTITDRPELIDILPANIQASIDDALDNAHHYGRRKIETYIDDWLAEADKVHATKLKEQILDVWDRLIQYWIDFNKAGSSYGPRVPTDALKSTFGEIVDNPGHFKELVLVAKQGIIGWAQSNTQTILEVAESLWHIIRTNLSMIMGVTGEILSLLLSGGQACIEFILEMIVFFTALFYLLSSSQEKYAPLQITKYMGYSTSGTKIADALENSITVVLVSMFKCSIFTGLFTWLVHTVFGARIVFLPSALAAMLAAAPFLGSYWCAVPAFLELWLAQDRFYAGLILFLLQFMVPSSFETAIYADLKGSGHPYLNGLAIAGGMYWIGWQGAIFGPLMLCFFIGIFEVATLAMRTSSDPRI